CAGAAGGGCGGCGTCGCGAAGACCACGTCCGTCGCCTCCCTCGGCGCGGCGCTCGCCGAGCTGGGTCAGCGCGTCCTCGTCGTCGACCTCGACCCGCAGGGCTCGCTGACGTTCTCGCTGGGGGTCGACCCCGAGGACCTCGAGCTCTCCGTGCACCAGGTGCTCACCCAGGGCCTCGACGCCCGTGAGGTGATCATCCGCACCGAGGACGACGTCGACCTGCTGCCGGCGACCATCGAGCTCGCCCGGGCCGAGGCCGAGCTGCTCACCCGCACCGGCCGCGAGCACGTGCTCAAGGCCGCGCTCGAGCAGCTCTCCGACGACGAGGTCGAGCACGACTGGGTGCTCCTCGACTGCCCGCCGTCGCTGGGGGTGCTCACCGTCGCGGCCCTGACGGCGGCCGACGGTGTCGTGATCCCGCTGCAGTGCGAGACGCTCTCGCACCGCGGGGTCTCGCAGCTGCTCGACACCGTCCACGACGTGAAGCGGTTCACCAACCGCCGCCTGGCGGTGTGGGGAGTGCTCCCGACGCTCTACGACGGGCGGTCCTCCCACGCCCGGGCGGTGCTGGAGTCGATCCCCGGGACGTTCGAGCTCGAGGTGTTCTCGCCGCCGATCCCCAAGACGATCCGGTTCGCCGAGGCCCCGGCCAAGGGCCGCTCGATCCTCGCCACCGCGAACTCGACGAAGGGCGCCGCGGCGTACCGCGAGGTCGCCGC
This Nocardioides alkalitolerans DNA region includes the following protein-coding sequences:
- a CDS encoding AAA family ATPase is translated as MGTVLAIANQKGGVAKTTSVASLGAALAELGQRVLVVDLDPQGSLTFSLGVDPEDLELSVHQVLTQGLDAREVIIRTEDDVDLLPATIELARAEAELLTRTGREHVLKAALEQLSDDEVEHDWVLLDCPPSLGVLTVAALTAADGVVIPLQCETLSHRGVSQLLDTVHDVKRFTNRRLAVWGVLPTLYDGRSSHARAVLESIPGTFELEVFSPPIPKTIRFAEAPAKGRSILATANSTKGAAAYREVAAALVERARR